The nucleotide window GggaatcaatataggataaattAGAATATAACGAATCCAAATTTGAATATGTCGTTGCGAATAATTTATCAAGAGATTCTCTTTCGGTTGTATAAGGAATAATAAAAGAATCTGGAATTTCAATCTTGTCTGCTAAGTTGACTCGTTTTTGTCTATTTTCAATTCTTAGCAAATAATCACAAAATGCAAGATCTGTTTTAGCTCTCATATTCTCAGATAACTTTAATTTTTCAAGTTCATTCCAAATGCTAGAATATAACAAACTTTCGCCAAtgaaatcttcttttttttccgtATCGCACAACAGGAAGAGTCTGTCTGAAATCACCTCCTAAAACTACAACTTTTCCGCCAAATAATGCATTTGTATTCATCAGATCTTTTAACAGTAGATCAAAAACTTCTAACATTCTTCTTTTGGCCATAAATACCTCATCCCACACAATCAATTTTGCATCTCGGATTAACCCTGCAAGTGAGCTTTCTTTGCTAATGTTACAACTGGTATTTTCATCGATGTCAATAGGGATTTTGAAACGTGAATGTGCAGTACGTCCACCTGGAAGAATAGAAGCAGCAACACCAGAAGTAGCTGTTGCCAAAGCTATATATCCCATAGATCGTACAGTTGCCAATAAAGCACGGTATAAAAAAGTTTTCCTTGTTCCTCTAGGACCATCTATAAAAAAGGCACCTACTTTATTCGAAAATATCCTTTCAGTAATCAGATTATATGCAATGagttgatttttgtttaatttcctATGTAACAGTATGTCATCTTCACTGACAATAATAGATCTTTCAAAATGAATCTCTTTTGCTTCTCTTGCTGCCGTAGAAGGCCTAATAGTTTCTGGAATGAGTTCATATTCATTTATATCATGACCCATAGAATGTAAAATATCGTTGATATGACTCAAAGCTTGATATCGAATTTCTCTTCTTTCAGTAATTTgtattcatttttgtttttttctagtGATTTTTTTGTTATATCAATAAATTCGAAGGTTAGATCACAGTTATCAGTAGTGTTgagtagtttctttttctttcttttttttagaatttaGGTGTATAAAACTAAGATCGAAAAATCATCGATAACTTTGGGTATGTAGATAAAAGCATTGTGTTGTTGGCCGCATTGTGATATGTCATCCAACAGAAGGAGAACGATATTATCTTAGATTACTATTAATGCATGTACGACGACCGACATCATATAAGGGAAACAGGAAAAACTTTTTTATACCGTACTTTATTGGCAATTGTACGATCTATGAGATATATAGCTTTGGCAACAACTACTTCTGGTGTTACTGCTTCTATTCTTCCAGGTGAACGTACTGCACATTCACGTTTCAAAATCCTTATTGACATCGATGAAAATACCAGTTGTAACATTAGCAAAGAAAGCTCACTTGCAGGGTTAATCCGAGATGCAAAATTAATTGTGTGGGATGAGGTATCTATGGCCAAAAGAAGAATGTTAGAAGTTTTTGATCTACTGTTAAAATATCTGATGAATGCAAATGCATTATTTGGCAGAAAAGTTATAGTTTTACGAGGTGATTTCAGACAGACTCTTCCTGTTGTGCGAtacggaaaaaaaaaagatttcatTGGCGAAAGTTTGTTATATTCTAGCATTTGGAATGAACTTGAAAAATTAAAGTTATCTGAGAATATGAGAACTAAAACAGATCCTGCATTTTGTGATTATTTGCTACGAATTGGAAATGGACAAGAACGAGTCAACTCAGCAGACAAGATTGAAATTCCAGATTCTTTGATTATTCCTTATACAACCGAAAGAGAATCTCTTGATAAATTATTCGCAGCGATCGACATATTCAAATTTGGATTTGTTATATTCTAATTCATCCTGTATAGATTCCCGTGTGATCTTGACAACAAAAAATGATTTCGTTGATGAAATTAATGACATGCTTATTGATCGATTCGcaggaaaatcaaaaatatttattGCTACTGATGAGGCTATTgaatttaacaaccaaacacaacTTGAAGATCTACTACACACTTTAAATCCTCGTGGTTTGCCTCCTTACAAATTATGTTTAAAAGAGACCTATCCAATTATATTATTACGTAATCTAAATCCATATGAAGGTTTATGTAATGGTACACGATTGGCATGTTGTGATTTAAAAGTCATGTTATTAGTGCTAAGATCACGGTAGGTGATTTCAAGAATATGCATGTGTTTATCCCAAGAATACCATTATTATCATCACAGGATGAGAAAACACCTGTTCAGTTCAAACGAACACAATTTCCTGTTAGATTATTCTTTGCTATGActataaataaagcacaaggtcaaactttagattttgttggaattttttttgCGGGAACCTGTATTTTCACACGGTCAGCTTTATGTTGCCTTATCAAGagcaaaaaattaaaattgtgtAAAGTTGTTGAGTCGACACCAAATATAAAAAGAAGGGAGTTCATGAGTAGTCTTCCTAATGTACTCCACCAGAAAGGTATGCGCATTATACCAGTCACCTTGGAAGTCGGTGATTACATACTTTCACCATTGATATGTGTAGAAAGGAAGAGTATACAGGATCTATTTGGCAGTTTTGCATCTGGCCGTCTTTACCGCCAGGTGGAAATGATGTCACGTTATTATCGGATTCCTGTTCTTCTTATTGAGTTTTCACGGGACAAAAGCTTTTCATTTCAGGTACATTGTGCAGTGCTACATATATTTTGCTTTGGGTCACATCTCTGTTGTAAtgggttttctttttcttgataagttcttatttcctttgtagtctGCTAGTGAAATTGGTGATGACGTAACTCCAAATAGCATTATCTTGAAGCTCTCCTTGCTTGTTCTCCACTTCCCTCGGCTTCGCGTTATCTGGTCTCGCAGTCTGCATGCAACAGCCGAAATATTTGCTCCTCCTAAGGCAAACCAAGATGAACCTGATGAGGTCAAGGCAATTAGAGTGGGTGTCCCATCAGAAGAGGGTGTCATTGAAAATGATGTCAGGTTAGTCCTAAAGTTGTCTCAGCTCTAGGTCGAAGATCTGAAATCTTATTTTGATTTCTCAAGAGACAGGGGCAGATGAAATGCATTATACAGGGTtcaatgaacccataacttttgatgcggagtaaaaatttatacgtaaaaattcattaaaatcataaatatagtagatatgaacccataactttaagaATATAACGAGGTCAATGATAAAAtctttaaaagttgaacccataaaatttaaatcctagatccgcctctgtcAAAGATATATTTTAGCAGCTTGATGACATtgtctctttttcactttttgtaGAGCTGAAAATCATAACACATCTGCAGTAGAGTTGTTGCGACGGCTGCCAGGCGTGACAGATTCCAACTATAGGGTATTAATGGATGGGTGCAAAAGCTTGGCGGAACTTGCCATGCTTCCAATGGAGAGGTTAGCAGAATTGATGGGCGGTCAGAAGGCTGCCAAAATGTTAAGGGATTTCCTTGATGAAAAATACCCAACCTTGCTCTAGCTCCTATTGGATTTTTTCAATGCAATTGTTCCAGG belongs to Nicotiana tabacum cultivar K326 chromosome 6, ASM71507v2, whole genome shotgun sequence and includes:
- the LOC107816128 gene encoding uncharacterized protein LOC107816128; translated protein: MGHDINEYELIPETIRPSTAAREAKEIHFERSIIVSEDDILLHRKLNKNQLIAYNLITERIFSNKVGAFFIDGPRGTRKTFLYRALLATVRSMGYIALATATSGVAASILPGGRTAHSRFKIPIDIDENTSCNISKESSLAGLIRDAKLIVWDEVFMAKRRMLEVFDLLLKDLMNTNALFGGKVVVLGGDFRQTLPVVRYGKKRRFHWRKFVIF
- the LOC107816129 gene encoding uncharacterized protein LOC107816129, producing MRYIALATTTSGVTASILPGERTAHSRFKILIDIDENTSCNISKESSLAGLIRDAKLIVWDEVSMAKRRMLEVFDLLLKYLMNANALFGRKVIVLRGDFRQTLPVVRYGKKKDFIGESLLYSSIWNELEKLKLSENMRTKTDPAFCDYLLRIGNGQERVNSADKIEIPDSLIIPYTTERESLDKLFAAIDIFKFGFVIF